A genome region from Leguminivora glycinivorella isolate SPB_JAAS2020 chromosome 13, LegGlyc_1.1, whole genome shotgun sequence includes the following:
- the LOC125232376 gene encoding formin-like protein 7 encodes MTCSQAISYGGNRVTEFLNRDIVLVKIYKAHKSSWVKGTIVKRLGATVYLVSLLGCNTVLKKHTNQLLKYKGENVESWHERESSSTGQTSSSEMGMPPIVLSPTTSGLIGQQSDSNSTLNAPRSPDNWAGCEVDSTLPTTSAEGQATPPGPLPALDAETPTPPPLQVGAAPLPPPPPPPAQNAAASARTTATRTDQPTHEPSKRPRNVVNYKKYF; translated from the exons ATGACG TGCTCACAGGCTATTAGTTATGGTGGTAATCGTGTGACGGAGTTCTTAAATAGAGATATAGTTTTAGTTAAGATATATAAAGCCCACAAATCGAGCTGGGTGAAAGGTACCATTGTAAAAAGACTCGGTGCTACAGTATACCTAGTGAGTTTGCTTGGTTGCAACACTGTGCTAAAAAAACACACAAATCAACTTTTAAAGTACAAAGGGGAGAACGTTGAGAGTTGGCACGAAAGAGAGAGTAGTAGTACTGGTCAAACTTCATCGAGTGAGATGGGTATGCCGCCCATCGTCTTGTCGCCCACGACTTCGGGTCTCATCGGTCAGCAGTCTGATTCGAACTCGACGTTGAATGCGCCGAGATCACCTGACAACTGGGCCGGCTGCGAAGTGGATTCGACTCTGCCCACCACCAGTGCCGAGGGCCAAGCCACCCCTCCAGGTCCTTTGCCCGCCCTGGACGCCGAGACACCGACACCGCCACCGCTCCAGGTCGGCGCGGCCCCGCtgcccccgccgccgccgccgccggcacAGAACGCCGCGGCATCGGCACGGACTACGGCGACTCGCACTGACCAACCAACTCACGAACCATCTAAACGACCCCGAAACGTCGTTAAttataagaaatatttttaG